The Aquitalea magnusonii region AGCCAGACGCATCCTGCTCGGTGTGAGCGGCGGCATTGCCGCCTACAAAGCTGCCGAACTCACCCGCCTGCTGGTCAAGGCCGGTCATACGGTGGAAGTGGTGATGACCGAGGCCGCCACCCGCTTTGTCACGCCAGTCACCTTTCAGGCCCTGTCCGGCAACGCGGTCTACACGGATATCTGGGACCCGCGTCCCGACAATGCCATGGCGCACATACAACTATCGCGCCGGGCCGATGCCTTCCTGATTGCCCCGGCCAGCACCAACCTGCTGTTCAAGCTGGCCCACGGCGTGAGCGATGACCTGATTTCCACCCTGGCCGCCGCCCGCAGCTGTCCGCTGATCGTCGCTCCGGCAATGAACCGCCAGATGTGGCAAAACCCGCCCACCCAGCGCAATGTCGCCCAGCTGAAGGCAGACGGGGTGTCGGTATGGGGGCCGGACAGCGGTGAACAAGCCTGCGGCGAGGTGGGCGAAGGCCGCATGCTGGAGCCGGAAGCACTCGCCGAACTGCTGGAAGGCTTTTTTGTGGCCAAGACCCTGGCTGGCAAAAAAGTGGTGCTGACCGCCGGCCCCACTTATGAAGCCATCGATACCGTGCGCGGCATCACCAATATCAGCTCCGGTAAAATGGGCTATGCACTGGCACGCGCCTGCCGCGACGCCGGTGCCGAGGTAACGCTGATTTCCGGCCCCACCGGCATGGCGGCACCGATTGGCATGCAGCGCATCGATGTGAGCAGCGCGCGCGAAATGCACGATAGCGTGATGCAGACCGTCGGTGCCGCGGATATCTTCATCAGCGTGGCCGCGGTGGCCGACTACCGGGTGAAAAACCGCTCGGAGCACAAGATCAAGAAGGGCAGCGGCCTGCCGGTGATCGAACTGGAAGAAAACCCGGACATCCTGGCCACCGTGGCCAGCCTGCCGGCCGCACCGTTCTGTGTCGGCTTTGCCGCCGAAAGCCAGAACCTGCTGGAATTTGCCGAGAGCAAACGCAAGAAAAAGCGGCTGCCGCTGCTGGTGGCCAATCTGGCGCAACACGCCATGGGTGCGGACAGCAACCAGGTTGTGCTGCTGGATGATGCCGGTGCGCACGCGCTGCCGGACCTGCCCAAGCCCGCCGTGGCTCGGGCCATTGTCGAGCATCTAACCCGCCTGCTGCCCCGTTAAGTCGCAACCACAACCCGACCTTGCCCTACAAGGCAGGCCCACGCGGCCTGCCTGCCCATTTCATTTGCAGGAAAACCATCATGAAACCTGTTGTAGACGTCAAAGTGCTGGACCCGCGCCTGCACGACAACCTGCCCGACTACGCCACGCCGGGCTCCGCCGGCCTGGACCTGCGCGCCGCCATCGACAAGGACTTGCTGATTGCACCGGGTGAAACCCAACTGGTGCCCACCGGCATGGCCATTCACATTGCCGACCCCAAGCTGGCGGCCATGATCCTGCCGCGTTCCGGCCTGGGCCACAAACATGGCATCGTGCTGGGCAATCTGGTAGGACTGATCGACTCCGACTACCAAGGCCAGTTGTTTGTCTCGGTGTGGAACCGGGGGCACACCGCCTTCCGCCTGGCACCACTGGAACGCATTGCCCAGATGATCATCGTGCCGGTGGTTCAGGTGCAGTTCAATCTGGTGGATGAGTTCGACCAGTCCGAGCGCGGCGAAGGCGGTTTCGGCAGCACCGGACGCAGTTGACAGCTAGACGGGCGGCCGGCACATGGCCGCTCGCCCGCTGGCTTCCCTGTCATTGACTGCCTATACTGGCTCCATCGTTTGTCATGAAACTGCCCTGCAGCAACCAATGTGGCCTCAATGGATATGCCCAGCGTCTCTTCACACAACACGCCACCGGCACCACCCTTGCCGGAAATCCTGGACAGTCTTGTTGAACTGACCGCCCAGCGCGAGCGCAGAACGCTGGAAATCAGCCTGCTGACCACGCTGCGCGAACTGATGCCGGACTGCACCATCGCGCTGTACAACTGCCGCTGGATAGACGGCCACCCCTGGTGGCGCATCCAACTGGACAATCTGGACGAGCTACCCCAGCAAAACCAGCCCTGGACCCTGCCAGGCGGCAAAATGTTGCGCATCCTGCTGCAACAGGAAGCACATCAGCTCATCTACCCTACCGATACCGGTCTTTGCGTACCGCTTTACCAGGCCAATCAGGTGATTGCCGTGCTGATGGTGACGCCATCTGCCGATAGCGTGGTAAACAACCAGTTGCTGATTGCGCTGGCACGCATCCACGAGAACTTCCTCAATCTGCTGCATGCATCGGACAGTGACACCCTCACCGGCCTCAACAATAGACGCAAGTTTGATGCCCAACTGTTTTCACTGGTAGGCGTAACGGCAGGTCGCAGCCAGCGCATCCCGTTTCTGGCACTGCTGGATATCGATCACTTCAAGCAGGTTAATGACAATTACGGCCACATCATCGGCGATGAAGTGCTGCTGATGCTGGCGCAGCGCATGCAGCAGTTTTTTGGTGAGGACGATGGCCTGTACCGCTACGGTGGCGAGGAATTTGCCATCCTGTTTCACTCAGCCAGCGAGGAAAAGGCGCAGGCCATACTGGAAGGTTTCTGCACCCGCATCGCCAGCCAGCCCTTTCCACAAGTGGGTCAGATCACGGTGAGCATCGGCTTTACCAGACTGGGCAACTGCCTGGTGCCGGCCCAGGTGATAGAGCGTGCCGACAAGGCGCTGTATTACTCCAAAACCCATGGCCGCAACCAGGTAAACCAGTTTGAAGCCCTGCAACAACTGGGCATGGTGAGCGAGGCCGAAGTCGTCAGCGGCGACATCGACCTGTTCTGAAGCGGTGACGAGCTCAGCGCAGCGAGAATGCCTCGTGATGGAAACGCGGCGGCACCGCGCGGCTGGCCAACTGGCGCTGCAGGCTCTGCCCCAAACCTTCCGGCCCGCAGAACCACACATCGGCAGCCTCGGGCAGCGCTGCCACCTCCAGCCGCTGGCCGTGATCGCTCTCCAGCAAGTGCAGGCGGATACCCAGCCGCTGACAGGCATGGCGCACTTCATCCAGCCCGGCGGCTTCACTGGCCTTGCGCACGCAGTAGAAGAAATCCACCGGCATCGTCACCGGCTGCCAGCAAGCCTGCAGCCAGGCCAGGAAAGGTGTCACCCCCACTCCACCGGCTACCCATACCTGCGGTCCGGACAGCGGCCTACCATCCACCCCGCCGGTAAAACCACCATAAGGCCCCTCCAGCACCACCTTGCAGCCTGGCTTCACCCTGGCGGGCAGGCTGGCGGTGTAGTCTCCCAGCGCCTTGATGACAAAACGCAGCTCGCCATGCCCTGGCCAGGCCGAAGCAATGGTAAAGGGGTGGGCACCTTCTGCCGCATCCAGTCGCAACAGGGCAAACTGCCCCGCCTGATGCCCAGGCCAGCGCGGCACCTCACAACGGAGTTCCAGCATATTGCCCGGCAGGACATGCACGGCGGTAACGCTACCGGCATGGCGCTGCAAGCTACCCACCTTGCGCTGCAAGGAAGCAATAGCGGCATAGCTGCCAACCAGCAGCAGCACGGCCAGCGCCCAGCCCAGCGGCGTCCACCAGAATGCCGTCGGGATGAGGATGGCACTGTGAAACACCCCCATCAGATATACCGGGGCAAACAGCTTGTGCAATTTGCGCCAGAAACCATACGGCACCATGCGCAGCAAGGCGACAATCACCAGGCCGAGCACCACCCAGGCGGCCCACTCACCCACCTGCTTGGCCAGGCCAGTCCAGGAAAAAACATGCGCACGGAATGGCCTGACCTTGGGCGCAATCAGCCCCAGCTGGATCAGCCAGCGCGGCGACAGGTCCAGCAACCAGTGCGCCGCCAACATCAGACCGGCGGCAATACCCAGCCGGCGATGCAGCCGGTACAGCTTGTCCAGCCCGCCCCACAGCTTTTCCAGCCACAAGGGGCGTATACCCAGCAACATGCCCAGCGACATCAGCATGATCAGTTCCACGCCGCTAAGCAGCATCAATTCGTGACGCCAGGCAAAGTAATTGTCCGGCCAGGGAATATAAAGCGCGTGACACAGCACGAAGGCCAGTGCGGTCAGCAGCATGGCACTGGCTAGCGGATAAGCAGCCCAGCGGAAAGTTTTCATGTCCAGCGTCCTGATTGGAAAGATTGAGGACATTGGACTACCGCGGCTTGTCTTGCCTTTTAAGCAGCAAGACCGAGATGTTGCTATGTAATAAGCGGGGGCGCGCTTTAACAATTATTCGCAAATCAGCACAAAACCAGCACAGCAACGGGCAACGCTATTGACATTACCCCCGGCGGCCCCATTTAATTCCCACTTTTAGCGCGCCGTATACTTTGCAGCGTCTCACTTACTCTCCCCAAACAGGAAAATCTCATGGCCATTATCGTAAACGGCGTTGAAATCACTGAAGCCATGGTGCAGGCTGAACAGGAAAACCACGCAGACGCGCCCAATCCGCGCGATGCCACTATCCAGGAACTGGTGCTGCGCGAGCTGCTGCTGCAACAAGCCAAGGCGGAAGGTCTGGACGCGGCCAACCCCAATGCAGCCATCGGTGCCCTGCTGGAAAAGGAAATCCAGGTTGAGCCGGTAGACGAAGCCACCTGCCGCGCCTTCTACGATGAATACCCGGAACGTTTTGCCAGCGGCGAATCCGCCGTGGCCAGCCACATCCTGTTCCCGCTGGGTGGTGGTGACGAACTGGGCAATATGCTGGCCAAATCCAAGGCCGAAGGCGTGCTGGCCGAAGTACAAGCCAACCCAGCGCGCTTTGCCGACCTGGCCCGTGAACACTCCACCTGCCCGTCCGGCAAGCAAGGCGGCAGCCTGGGCCAGTTTGGCCGTGGCCAGATGGTGCCGGAATTCGAACAGGCCGTTTTCAGCACCGCAGCCGGCCAGATCACCCCCAACCTGGTGCAAACCCAGTTCGGCTATCACATCATCCAGGTGAACGAACGCAATCAGGGCGGCCAGATCAGCTTTGACGACATCAAGGAACGCCTGCAGCAATACCTGACCCAGATGGCCGGCAACAAGGCCATGCATGAATATCTGGCCGGTCTGGTACAAGCCGCCAAGATCGAAGGCTACAGCATGCCGGCGCTGTAATCCGGCACCACGCCATGCAAAAAGCCGGGCTAGCCCGGCTTTTTTTATGCCCGCCAACACGGCCTAGCGCGCATACACCATGCCGCCATCTTCCGTTTTCAGCTTGCCTTGTTGTGGCAGCAGGATCATCTGTTCAAATGGCAGCGGCGCAATCTGGCTGATGTCATCAATGGCAAAAGCCGCCAGCCTGGCTTCTGCCCGAACCGCCGGAATGGCAAACCATTGCCAGTCCCCCTGGTCGCCATCCCGACGCAAGCCTGCCCGCGTCCAACGCTCGGCGGCATCCACCTGCACGATGGCATCGCCATTGCGATCAGTGACCGCGCGCCAGCGCTTGCCGCCAGCACTTTCAAACAGCACTTCCATGCCGGCAGCCGGCCCTACCTGCGGCACGCCGACAATGGCGATCCAACTGCCCGGCTCTGCCGGCTTGCGAATGCGCAGCTCATCCTCCGCAAACAGCCGGAACAGCGGCGAACCCTTTGGCCTGCTGGCCAGCAGCTCCAGCTTGCCATCCTTGAGCCGCCATTTGCCCGTGGCATACTGATCGACCGCGCCATAGCTCAACTTCCATTCAAAGCTGGCATCCGGCCGCAACAACAACTCCCCACCCACCTCGCGCACATTCTGCAGCCAGTAATGGCCGCTGAGTTCCGCTTCAGAGAGCGAGGCGGCATGCGCCGGGGACCACGCCAGCCCACACCAAGCAACAACCACAAGCAAGCAATGAAGGACGCGCATGAGGAGCAACTCCCTGATGATGGAAACTGCAGACACTAAGCGCAATCCTTCCTCATGACAATCGACTGCGTATTTCTACGCAGCAAGCAGAAGGGTCAGTTGCGTGGCGGCTGGTTCAGGCCCGCCTGCACCGCCGGACGTGCCAGGAAGGCATCCAGCACGCGCTGCACTTCGACAAAATCGGCATAGCCCACCAGTTCGCCCGCGCCATAAAACTGCACCAGATTGCGCACCCAGGGCAGGATGGCCATGTCGGCGATGGTGTAATCATCGCCCATGATCCAGCGACGGCCTTTCAGGCGGGCATCCAGCACGCCAAGCAGACGGCGCGACTCGGCCACGTAGCGGTCGCGCGGACGTTTATCTTCTATGTCCTTGCCAGCAAATTTGTGGAAGAAACCCAGTTGGCCAAACATCGGCCCCACTCCGCCCATCTGGAACATCAGCCACTGAATGGTTTCATAACGCAGAGCCGGATCAGCCGGCAGGAACTGGCCGGTTTTCTCCGCCAGATACAGCAGGATGGCACCGGACTCAAACAAGGCCAGCGGCTTGCCATCCGGCCCCTTGGGGTCAAGGATGGCCGGAATCTTGTTATTGGGATTGAGTGACAGGAATTCCGGGCTGAACTGATCGTTGCTTTCAAAGCTGACCAGATGCGCCTCATACGGCAGGCCGCACTCCTCCAGCATGATGGATACCTTTACCCCGTTGGGGGTGGGCAGGGAATACAGTTGCAGACGGTCCGGATATTGCGCCGGCCATTTGCCGGTAATGGCGAAGGAGGACAGATTGCTCATAAACATGCCTTTATAAATGACTGCGTGATGGCGCGGAAGGTGAAGCGTTTTTGGATAGTATGGGCAAAGAAGGATGCGACAAGCGCGATTTGCAGAACGCAGTGTTTTGCTGGCTGATCAACCTTCCATCAACTGCGCCAGCACCCAGGAGGCCGCCCGGCCGGGCTGGCGTGCCTGCGACCACACCAGATCCACCTGCACCGCCTTGGGCCAGCCGGCCACTTTCAGCTCGCTCAGCTCGTCCCCGCCAAAGTTGACGGCCAGCCAACTGGGCAGCTCGGACCAGCCAAAGCCCAGCCGCGTCATTTCCAGCAGCAGCAGGTAGCTGGGAGCGGACCAGCAGCGCGCACCGAGGGTGGCGCTGGGCGGGCCATAGTAGGTGTTGAGCCGCAGCTCCCGTTCGGCGGCCAGTTGTTCGCGGCTGACACTGGCGAGGCCCGCCAGCGGATGATTGCTGCTGACATACAGGCTGCTCTGACTGGCATCCGGCATGGGGTAATAACCGATATCCGCCGGATAGCGCGCCAGTCCCGAGACAAAGCCAAGCTGTGCCCGACCACTTTCCACCAGATCAATCACATCTTCTTTTTCTGCCACCAGGGTTTCCAGTTCCAGCGCCGGAAATTGCTGTTCGAACAGGCGCAACATCTGCTCCAGCGATTCGGACTGAAAAGTGTCGGACAGCACGATGGTCAGCCGCGGCTCCAGCCCGCCGCCCAGCAGACCGGCCACTCGCGCCAGTGCATCGCTGGCATCGAGCAACTGGCGGGCATGGCTGAGCAGTTGCTGGCCGGCAGCAGTCAGTAGCGGTTGCCGGCCACTGCGATCGAACAGGCTGACACCCAGATCGATCTCCAGATTGGCAATCGCCTCGCTGATGGTGGACTGACTCTTGCCCAGGCGACGCGCCGCAGCAGAGAACGAGCCTAGCTCGGCTGCCGTGCTGAAGGCGGCAATGGCATCTAGCGACCAGGACATATCGGTTTCTCCGATGGATTTTATTTTTTAACTATCCGACAAACCAATCAGAATGTCACCCAAAGCCGGTCAAACCGCATCATCCGCATCAGAAAGGAAAGTCACATGCCAACAGCCGACAACAAGCGCATCCAGGAGCGCGTCTTGCACGCCGTGCTGTATGAAGCCTGCGCCATGGCCATGCTGGTGCCACTGGCCGCCCTGCTGACTGGCAACGGCATGGGCCAGATGGGGGTGCTGGCGCTGATGATGTCCGGCGTGGCCATGCTGTTCAATATGCTGTTCAACGCCCTGTTCGAGCGGGCGGAGCGGCGCTGGGGGCTGCAGCGTACGGTGTGGGTGCGCAGCGCACATGCCTTGCTGTTTGAGGGCGGACTGGTGGTGATGCTGGTGCCACTGGCGGCCTGGTGGCTTGACACATCGCTGTGGCAGGCATTGCTGCTGGACCTGGGCTTCTTTGCCTTTTTCCTGCCCTATACCTATCTATTCAATCTGGCTTACGACCGGCTGCGTCAGCGTGTCATGCAAGGCAGGCAAACTGTGCTGTCGCAAAGCGAATAAACCAAGGGAGACCGAGATGAACAACAACGCCTGGATTTTCCTGAGCATCGCCATTCTGGCCGAAGTGGTGGCCACCTCATCGATGAAGCTGACCGAAGGCTTTACCCGGCTTGGCCCGTCCGTACTGACCGCCGCCGGCTACATGCTGTCGCTGTACATGCTGTCACTGACGCTGCGTCACGTACCGGTGGGGGTGGTGTATGCCATCTGGTCCGGCGCGGGCATCGTGCTGGTTTCGCTGGTGGCCTGGCAGTTATACGGCCAGAAGCTGGACCTGCCCGCCATCATCGGCATGGCCATGATCATTGGCGGCGTACTGGTGCTGAACCTGTTTTCCCGCTCGGCAGTACATTAAAGGGAGGGATGGCACAAGACCAAGGGGCTCCGGCCCCTGTTTTCATGCCAGGGCCAGCGGGGAATCATTCCCCTGAGCCGTCACCATGCCGCCACACACCTGATTGCGGCCACGGTGCTTGGCCTGATAAAGATAGTTGTCCGCCTGTTTGAGCAGATTGCCGATATCGCTTTCATCGGTGGCCGCCATGCCGATGCTGACGGTAAAACGCAAATCGCCCAGCGGGGTGCTGATTTCCAGATTGGCCAGCGCCCGGCGCAGCTTGTCCAGTTGGGCCAGCATCACGCTGGCATTCACTTCTTGACTGAGGATGACGAACTCCTCGCCGCCAAAACGGGCAACAATGTCGTCCGGGAAGAAAGACTCCAGCAAGCGGGCAGTCTGGTAGATCACCCGGTCGCCCACATCATGGCCGTAGCCATCGTTGATGCGCTTGAACAGGTCGATATCCAGCACCGCCACACCGATATTGTGGCGCAAGGCGCTGGCCTGTTCGAAAAAATGCCGCCGGTTGGACAGGCCGGACAGCGGGTCTTTGCTGGCAGATTCCTTCAGCGCCTGCAGGTTTTCCACAAACTCCACATTGCGCGTGACGCGGCAGAAAAATTCTTCGTAATTGAAGGGTTTTTGCAGGTAATCATCCGCCCCGGCCTTGATGAAGCGTGCCGTCATGGTGGGGTCCTGGCTACCGGAAATCCCGATAATGGCCAGGTGGGTGGGGTCCAGAAAACGCCGCACCGTGCTGGTCATGCGTACCCCGTCCATGCCCGGCATGTCGTGATCGGTCAGCACCAGCTTGATGCCGCGCTCCTGCCGGAGAATGGTCAGCGCCTGTTCCGCATCGGCCGCTTCCAGCACCTGATACAGATGGCGCTCCAACTGGGTGCGCAAGAGCTGGCGCATGGCCAGCGAATCGTCCACCACCAGCACCTTGATGCTGGGGTTAAGACGGATGCGGCGCAGCATCTTCATCACGTATTCAAAGGCGGATGGACTTTCCTTGGGAATGTAGTCCACCACCGGCATACTCAACACCCGCTCACGCGTGGCCATATCGTTGTGCGCGGTCAGCACCACGGTGGGAATGCGGTTTTCCAGCAGCAGTGGCAACACCTCGCCGCTGGGCGCATCGGGCAGACAGTAATCCGCCACCGCCGCCATAAAACGCGGGTCTACGGCCAGGGCCTGGCGCACCTCGGCCAGGCTGGTTACCGGCACCGCAATAAAACCCTGCTTATTGACCAGACGGCACAGGGGGCGAATCAGCATCAGGCTGTCTTCGATCACGAGAATGCGCGGGGCGTCCATGCGAGTGGTGGATTGTTGTTCGTCAAGAGAGATGGCACCCATTATTGACGAAGCCAGACTTTCTGTCAGTAAAGCTTATGTTAAATCAAGCCAGCAGCAGCGCTGCCAGCCGGCTCGGAGAACACCGCAAAAAAGGGTATAATCGACCCATTTTTTCAGCATAAGACACACCATTCACCACCATGGAACTTGCCAAGAGCTTTGAACCGGGCGATATCGAACGCCGTTGGTACCAACACTGGGAACAGGCCGGCTACTTCAAGCCGAGCATGGACACCACCAAGCCGTCCTTCGCCATCCAGTTGCCGCCGCCCAATGTCACCGGCACCCTGCACATGGGCCACGCCTTCAACCAGACCATCATGGATGGCCTGACGCGCTACTACCGCATGAAGGGCGACAACACGGTATGGATTCCCGGCACCGACCACGCCGGCATTGCCACCCAGATCGTGGTGGAACGCCAGTTGGCCGAACAAGGCATCAACCGCCACGACATGGGCCGCGAAGCGTTCACCGCCAAGGTGTGGGAATGGAAGGAAAAATCCGGCGGCACCATCACCAGCCAGATGCGCCGCGTAGGCTGCTCGGTGGACTGGAGCCGTGAATACTTCACCATGGACGACGTGCGCGCCGAAGTGGTGACCGAAGTATTCGTACGCCTGTACGAACAAGGCCTGATCTACCGTGGCAAGCGCCTGTCCAACTGGGATGCCAAGCTGGGCACCGCCATCTCCGACCTGGAAGTGATTTCCGAGGAAGAAGACGGCCATATGTGGCACATCAAATACCCGGTAGTCGGTAGCGACGAATTTGTCACCGTCGCCACCACCCGCCCGGAAACCCTGCTGGGCGACGTAGCCGTGGCCATCAACCCGGAAGACGAACGCTATCAGCACCTGCTGGGCAAACAGCTGCAACTGCCGCTGACCGGCCGCACCATCCCGGTGATTGCCGACAGCTATGTGGACAAGGAATTCGGCACCGGCTTCGTCAAGATCACCCCGGCGCACGACTTCAACGACTACGAAGTGGGCAAGCGCCACAACACCCCGCTCATCAATGTGATGAGCCTGCAAGCCACCATCCTGCCCAAGGCGCAGATCTTCGGCTTTGACGGCAGCGCCCAGGGCAGCATCGAACTGCCGGCCGCCTACGCCGGCCTGACCACCCAGGAAGCCCGCAAGACCATGCTGGCCGACCTGCAAGCGCAGGGCCTGCTGCTGGACACCAAGCCGCACAAGCTGATGGTGCCGCGCGGCGACCGTACCGGCACCGTCATCGAACCCTTGCTGACCGACCAATGGTTCGTGGCCATGAGCAAGGTGGGCGAAGGCGACG contains the following coding sequences:
- a CDS encoding glutathione S-transferase N-terminal domain-containing protein produces the protein MSNLSSFAITGKWPAQYPDRLQLYSLPTPNGVKVSIMLEECGLPYEAHLVSFESNDQFSPEFLSLNPNNKIPAILDPKGPDGKPLALFESGAILLYLAEKTGQFLPADPALRYETIQWLMFQMGGVGPMFGQLGFFHKFAGKDIEDKRPRDRYVAESRRLLGVLDARLKGRRWIMGDDYTIADMAILPWVRNLVQFYGAGELVGYADFVEVQRVLDAFLARPAVQAGLNQPPRN
- a CDS encoding diguanylate cyclase — its product is MGAISLDEQQSTTRMDAPRILVIEDSLMLIRPLCRLVNKQGFIAVPVTSLAEVRQALAVDPRFMAAVADYCLPDAPSGEVLPLLLENRIPTVVLTAHNDMATRERVLSMPVVDYIPKESPSAFEYVMKMLRRIRLNPSIKVLVVDDSLAMRQLLRTQLERHLYQVLEAADAEQALTILRQERGIKLVLTDHDMPGMDGVRMTSTVRRFLDPTHLAIIGISGSQDPTMTARFIKAGADDYLQKPFNYEEFFCRVTRNVEFVENLQALKESASKDPLSGLSNRRHFFEQASALRHNIGVAVLDIDLFKRINDGYGHDVGDRVIYQTARLLESFFPDDIVARFGGEEFVILSQEVNASVMLAQLDKLRRALANLEISTPLGDLRFTVSIGMAATDESDIGNLLKQADNYLYQAKHRGRNQVCGGMVTAQGNDSPLALA
- the coaBC gene encoding bifunctional phosphopantothenoylcysteine decarboxylase/phosphopantothenate--cysteine ligase CoaBC produces the protein MTARRILLGVSGGIAAYKAAELTRLLVKAGHTVEVVMTEAATRFVTPVTFQALSGNAVYTDIWDPRPDNAMAHIQLSRRADAFLIAPASTNLLFKLAHGVSDDLISTLAAARSCPLIVAPAMNRQMWQNPPTQRNVAQLKADGVSVWGPDSGEQACGEVGEGRMLEPEALAELLEGFFVAKTLAGKKVVLTAGPTYEAIDTVRGITNISSGKMGYALARACRDAGAEVTLISGPTGMAAPIGMQRIDVSSAREMHDSVMQTVGAADIFISVAAVADYRVKNRSEHKIKKGSGLPVIELEENPDILATVASLPAAPFCVGFAAESQNLLEFAESKRKKKRLPLLVANLAQHAMGADSNQVVLLDDAGAHALPDLPKPAVARAIVEHLTRLLPR
- a CDS encoding peptidylprolyl isomerase; translated protein: MAIIVNGVEITEAMVQAEQENHADAPNPRDATIQELVLRELLLQQAKAEGLDAANPNAAIGALLEKEIQVEPVDEATCRAFYDEYPERFASGESAVASHILFPLGGGDELGNMLAKSKAEGVLAEVQANPARFADLAREHSTCPSGKQGGSLGQFGRGQMVPEFEQAVFSTAAGQITPNLVQTQFGYHIIQVNERNQGGQISFDDIKERLQQYLTQMAGNKAMHEYLAGLVQAAKIEGYSMPAL
- a CDS encoding SMR family transporter codes for the protein MNNNAWIFLSIAILAEVVATSSMKLTEGFTRLGPSVLTAAGYMLSLYMLSLTLRHVPVGVVYAIWSGAGIVLVSLVAWQLYGQKLDLPAIIGMAMIIGGVLVLNLFSRSAVH
- a CDS encoding ferric reductase-like transmembrane domain-containing protein, which translates into the protein MKTFRWAAYPLASAMLLTALAFVLCHALYIPWPDNYFAWRHELMLLSGVELIMLMSLGMLLGIRPLWLEKLWGGLDKLYRLHRRLGIAAGLMLAAHWLLDLSPRWLIQLGLIAPKVRPFRAHVFSWTGLAKQVGEWAAWVVLGLVIVALLRMVPYGFWRKLHKLFAPVYLMGVFHSAILIPTAFWWTPLGWALAVLLLVGSYAAIASLQRKVGSLQRHAGSVTAVHVLPGNMLELRCEVPRWPGHQAGQFALLRLDAAEGAHPFTIASAWPGHGELRFVIKALGDYTASLPARVKPGCKVVLEGPYGGFTGGVDGRPLSGPQVWVAGGVGVTPFLAWLQACWQPVTMPVDFFYCVRKASEAAGLDEVRHACQRLGIRLHLLESDHGQRLEVAALPEAADVWFCGPEGLGQSLQRQLASRAVPPRFHHEAFSLR
- a CDS encoding LysR family transcriptional regulator → MSWSLDAIAAFSTAAELGSFSAAARRLGKSQSTISEAIANLEIDLGVSLFDRSGRQPLLTAAGQQLLSHARQLLDASDALARVAGLLGGGLEPRLTIVLSDTFQSESLEQMLRLFEQQFPALELETLVAEKEDVIDLVESGRAQLGFVSGLARYPADIGYYPMPDASQSSLYVSSNHPLAGLASVSREQLAAERELRLNTYYGPPSATLGARCWSAPSYLLLLEMTRLGFGWSELPSWLAVNFGGDELSELKVAGWPKAVQVDLVWSQARQPGRAASWVLAQLMEG
- the dut gene encoding dUTP diphosphatase codes for the protein MKPVVDVKVLDPRLHDNLPDYATPGSAGLDLRAAIDKDLLIAPGETQLVPTGMAIHIADPKLAAMILPRSGLGHKHGIVLGNLVGLIDSDYQGQLFVSVWNRGHTAFRLAPLERIAQMIIVPVVQVQFNLVDEFDQSERGEGGFGSTGRS
- a CDS encoding multidrug/biocide efflux PACE transporter, with the translated sequence MPTADNKRIQERVLHAVLYEACAMAMLVPLAALLTGNGMGQMGVLALMMSGVAMLFNMLFNALFERAERRWGLQRTVWVRSAHALLFEGGLVVMLVPLAAWWLDTSLWQALLLDLGFFAFFLPYTYLFNLAYDRLRQRVMQGRQTVLSQSE
- a CDS encoding GGDEF domain-containing protein, coding for MDMPSVSSHNTPPAPPLPEILDSLVELTAQRERRTLEISLLTTLRELMPDCTIALYNCRWIDGHPWWRIQLDNLDELPQQNQPWTLPGGKMLRILLQQEAHQLIYPTDTGLCVPLYQANQVIAVLMVTPSADSVVNNQLLIALARIHENFLNLLHASDSDTLTGLNNRRKFDAQLFSLVGVTAGRSQRIPFLALLDIDHFKQVNDNYGHIIGDEVLLMLAQRMQQFFGEDDGLYRYGGEEFAILFHSASEEKAQAILEGFCTRIASQPFPQVGQITVSIGFTRLGNCLVPAQVIERADKALYYSKTHGRNQVNQFEALQQLGMVSEAEVVSGDIDLF